From Streptomyces chrestomyceticus JCM 4735, one genomic window encodes:
- a CDS encoding DUF5753 domain-containing protein has product MTSSVPWKERLSAGTEAVQDDVIGWYQDTREGLAYVPTMVWGTLQTEAYATVILRQVVDFLGVPDDVPAGVAKRMRRQEVLHDSDHHYDVILGEQALYTNVGGPDVMGAQIDRLLRDIDLPSLSLGILPAAAPVDMFPVHAFNIYGHPDRAHVELVSSTVDVTEQGELDLYRKAFDLLRRGAVYEDAAKELLRKARSFWTRAPLRTGG; this is encoded by the coding sequence GTGACGAGTTCAGTTCCGTGGAAAGAGCGCCTGTCCGCCGGCACGGAAGCGGTGCAGGACGACGTGATCGGCTGGTACCAGGACACGCGAGAGGGCTTGGCATACGTGCCCACGATGGTCTGGGGAACTCTCCAGACCGAGGCATACGCCACCGTGATCCTGAGGCAGGTCGTTGACTTTCTCGGCGTACCGGACGATGTCCCAGCCGGGGTCGCCAAGCGCATGCGGCGGCAGGAGGTGCTGCACGACAGCGACCACCACTACGACGTGATCCTTGGCGAGCAGGCGCTCTATACGAACGTCGGCGGGCCCGATGTCATGGGAGCACAGATCGACCGTCTTCTCCGCGACATCGACCTCCCCTCCCTCAGCCTGGGCATCTTGCCCGCAGCCGCGCCGGTGGACATGTTCCCTGTCCACGCCTTCAACATCTACGGCCACCCGGACAGGGCCCACGTGGAGCTGGTCTCCTCCACCGTGGACGTCACTGAGCAAGGCGAACTCGATCTCTACCGGAAAGCGTTCGATCTGTTGCGCCGCGGAGCTGTCTATGAAGATGCCGCCAAGGAGCTTCTACGAAAGGCCCGCTCCTTCTGGACCCGTGCTCCGCTCCGCACGGGCGGCTGA
- a CDS encoding RDD family protein — MDNRQAIGSWISGPRAAAEDMGVEFGYRGQQLGLPEEGPGSIARPGRRFAALFIDWALCTLVAYGLLSHGRAESTSNWALAVFVVLSVLTVGTVGFTPGKRLLGLRVVAEGGGRLPLLRVVLRTVLLAVVIPAVIWDRDGRGLHDRLARAVQVRI; from the coding sequence GTGGACAACAGGCAAGCAATCGGATCGTGGATCTCCGGGCCCCGCGCGGCGGCCGAGGACATGGGTGTCGAGTTCGGCTACCGGGGACAGCAGCTCGGGCTGCCCGAGGAGGGACCGGGCTCGATCGCGCGTCCCGGCCGGCGGTTCGCCGCCCTCTTCATCGACTGGGCCCTGTGCACGCTCGTCGCGTACGGGCTGCTCAGCCACGGCCGGGCCGAGTCGACGAGCAACTGGGCGCTGGCCGTCTTCGTGGTGCTCAGCGTGCTGACGGTCGGGACCGTGGGCTTCACGCCGGGCAAGCGGCTGCTGGGCCTGCGGGTGGTCGCGGAGGGCGGCGGACGGCTGCCCCTGCTGCGCGTGGTACTGCGGACGGTGCTGCTGGCCGTGGTCATCCCGGCGGTCATCTGGGACCGCGACGGCCGCGGCCTCCACGACCGGCTGGCCCGCGCCGTACAGGTGCGGATCTGA
- the glnA gene encoding type I glutamate--ammonia ligase yields the protein MFQNADEAKKFIADEDVKFVDVRFCDLPGVMQHFTVPAEAFDPTEELAFDGSSIRGFQAIHESDMALRADLSTARVDPFRRDKTLNINFFIHDPITGEQYSRDPRNVAKKAEAYLASTGIADTAFFGPEAEFYVFDNVRFETSANQSFYHIDSEAGAWNTGSEVNNRGYKVRYKGGYFPAPPVDHFADLRAEISLELDAAGLKVERQHHEVGTAGQAEINYKFNTLLAAADDLMLFKYIVKNVAWRNGKTATFMPKPIFGDNGSGMHVHQSLWTGGEPLFYDEQGYAGLSDTARYYIGGILKHAPSLLAFTNPTVNSYHRLVPGFEAPVNLVYSQRNRSAAMRIPITGSNPKAKRVEFRAPDPSSNPYLAFSALLLAGLDGVKNKIEPAEPIDKDLYELAPEEHAGVPQVPTSLPAVLDALEADNEYLQQGGVFTSDLIETWIDYKRTNEIAPIQLRPHPHEFELYFDL from the coding sequence ATGTTCCAGAACGCCGATGAGGCCAAGAAGTTCATCGCGGACGAGGACGTCAAGTTCGTCGACGTCCGGTTCTGCGACCTGCCCGGTGTGATGCAGCACTTCACGGTTCCGGCGGAGGCGTTCGACCCGACCGAGGAGCTCGCCTTCGACGGCTCCTCGATCCGCGGCTTCCAGGCCATCCACGAGTCCGACATGGCCCTGCGCGCCGACCTCTCCACCGCCCGCGTGGACCCGTTCCGCCGCGACAAGACCCTCAACATCAACTTCTTCATCCACGACCCGATCACCGGCGAGCAGTACAGCCGTGACCCGCGCAACGTGGCGAAGAAGGCCGAGGCGTACCTCGCCTCCACCGGCATCGCCGACACCGCGTTCTTCGGCCCGGAGGCGGAGTTCTACGTCTTCGACAACGTCCGCTTCGAGACGTCGGCGAACCAGTCCTTCTACCACATCGACTCCGAGGCCGGCGCCTGGAACACCGGCTCCGAGGTCAACAACCGCGGTTACAAGGTCCGCTACAAGGGCGGCTACTTCCCGGCTCCCCCGGTCGACCACTTCGCCGACCTGCGCGCCGAGATCTCCCTGGAGCTGGACGCGGCCGGCCTGAAGGTCGAGCGCCAGCACCACGAGGTCGGCACGGCCGGCCAGGCGGAGATCAACTACAAGTTCAACACGCTCCTCGCCGCCGCCGACGACCTGATGCTCTTCAAGTACATCGTGAAGAACGTCGCCTGGCGCAACGGCAAGACCGCCACCTTCATGCCCAAGCCGATCTTCGGCGACAACGGCTCCGGCATGCACGTCCACCAGTCCCTGTGGACCGGCGGCGAGCCCCTCTTCTACGACGAGCAGGGCTACGCGGGCCTCTCGGACACCGCCCGCTACTACATCGGCGGCATCCTCAAGCACGCCCCCTCGCTCCTCGCCTTCACCAACCCGACGGTGAACTCCTACCACCGCCTGGTCCCCGGCTTCGAGGCCCCGGTCAACCTGGTCTACTCGCAGCGCAACCGCTCCGCCGCGATGCGCATCCCGATCACGGGTTCCAACCCGAAGGCCAAGCGCGTCGAGTTCCGCGCCCCGGACCCGTCCTCGAACCCGTACCTCGCCTTCTCCGCCCTCCTCCTCGCGGGCCTGGACGGCGTCAAGAACAAGATCGAGCCCGCCGAGCCGATCGACAAGGACCTCTACGAGCTCGCCCCCGAGGAACACGCGGGCGTCCCCCAGGTCCCCACCAGCCTCCCGGCCGTCCTCGACGCCCTGGAAGCCGACAACGAGTACCTCCAGCAGGGCGGCGTCTTCACCTCCGACCTCATCGAGACCTGGATCGACTACAAGCGCACCAACGAAATCGCCCCGATCCAGCTCCGCCCGCACCCGCACGAGTTCGAGCTGTACTTCGATCTCTAA